A window of Bos mutus isolate GX-2022 chromosome 3, NWIPB_WYAK_1.1, whole genome shotgun sequence genomic DNA:
atttggatttttaaaaagtgattacagatttTTCATTAAATGGCAGTTTTGGTGATGTAGATCTCTATtacttttctgttgaccaatcatgatacaatggtattgagTAAaggttacataatcacaatagtaaaagatgtttatcagttttcacagtcaatagccaaaaaataaaataccattatAATTACAAGCTATAATGCaaacatgattaacttaacagtataaaataattacatacaattggGGGGGGcagtcaagcagagtgatgtggtaagtggaaatgCATATATGCACATGTTCTCATTTACCCAGTCAgactatgtcttttggttggtgcatttaatccatttacatttaaggtaattatcaatatgtgtgATTCTATTACAGTTTTCTTGTTTGGAGTATATTTTCTGtagatcttttccttttcttgtgtttcctgcctagagaagatccttttgaatttgttgaaaagctggtttggtggtgttgaattctcttaacctttgtctgaaaagtttttgatttctctatcaaatctgaaggagagtcttgcttgGTAGAGTATTTTTGGTTGctgtttcttccctttcatcattttaaatataccacacccttcccttctggcttgtagagtttctgttgagaaatcagctgatagcctgttgagagttcccttgtatgttatttgtcatttttctcttgttgcttttaatattttatctctgtctttaatttttgtcagtttgattactgtgtgtctcagtgtgttcctccttggatttatcctgcctgggactctctgtgcttcctgggcttggttgactatttcctttcccatgttagggaagttttcagctattattagCTCTTCAAAtttttctcaggtcctttttctctctcttctccttctggggcccctataatgtgaatgttgatgAGTTTAATGTTGCCTCAGaagtctcttaggctgtctttatttcttttcattctttttttctatattctattctgtggcagtgatttccaccattctgtcctccaggtcatttatatGTTCTTCTGCCTCAATTATTCTGCTATGGATTTCTTCtaatgtattattcatctctgtttgttctttagttcttgtaggtctttggtaaacatttcttgcatcttgtcaatctttgcctccattcttttcccaaaATCCTGGATCATATgcactattattattctgaattctttttctggaaggttgctatctccacttcatttagttgtttttctgggattttatcttgtcccttcatctgggacataactttctgctttttcatcatgattaactttctgtaatatggtttttgttttaactgCTGTGAAGTAGTCCTGCTTCTTGCTtgttctgtctgccctctgatggatgaagaTAAGAGGCTTGTGAAAGCTTCTTGATAGGAGGGAATGGTGAGAGGACAAACTAGGTCTTGCTTTGGTGGGCAGGACCTTGCTCAGTGAAGATTTggtccaattatctgctgatgggttgCATTGCCTCCCTGTagtagtttggcctgaggtggcccagccctggggtctatgCGCTCCATAATAGGATTAATGGCAAACTCTAAAACGGTTTATGCCAAGGGGGAATTTCCAGTGCCCCTATCCCTGTGATGAGCTCctgccaacccacgcctccacagGAGGCCCTCTAACCCTAGgaggtagttttggttcagtctcctatGGGATCTTTGCTTCTCTCCTCTGAGTCTTGGTTCATGCAAAattttgtctgtgccctccaaggCTGGCGTTTCTGTTCCCCCAGTCCTTCGGAAGGTatataatcaaatcctgctggccctcaaggccagattcccttaggattcccagtccctttgctgggtccctaggctgggaagactgatgtggggttcagaaccttcacattAGTGGGAGAATTTCTTTGGTTTCATTATTCTTCAGTCTGTCAGTCACCCACCCAGTGGgtatgggattttattttatcatgaCTTCACCCCTCCTGTCATCTCACTGCAaactcttctttgtctttggaggtGGGGtacctttttttggtgggttccagtgtcctcctgtcAGTGGTTATTCAACAGCTATTTGCAAGTTTGGTGCTCTCAGAGGAGACAAGTGcaggtccttctactccaccatcttgaactgcAAGCCTCTCAATATATCCACATGTGCCTTCAGATTATCTATCTACCCTCCATTACCCCTCAGTCTCCCAGGTGAGAACCACCATTTAATGTTCCATTTCCCCAGCTTAATGAAAAATAGCAGTGCCcacatagacaaaaataaacgGGGTTAAAGAATGCTTCTCCAAAAGAGTTTAAGAAAATTATGGAAGCAAATGGTCTATGAAAGAGGGAAGCTGGATTCTGCAGTATGTCTCTGTTAGGATTTGAGGGAAGAAATATATCAGAGAAAATTCTTTGAGAATATGATAGAAAAGGCAGATTCACACTTGAGCACAAAATTTACTAAATAATTCCGTAAAGTTCAAAAGTCCCCTGAAGCCCTTATAAACACTACTCCTGAAGGCACTATGAACCTCAGGTTGAGAAACCTATTCTAGAGGGACACCAGTGATGGTTACCATCGAGACTCTGATATCAGCTATGATGTCACCCAACTATGAGAGCATGCCACAAAGGACACTGGACAAGGAACCCCAGCCCTGCTGATCTCCTCACATTGAGACCTATGGAACAGAGAGTAAATTACAGTCATACAGAAGATGCAATAGTACTATTTGTATAGTTCAGAACAGAGAAATAAAGCTGGAAAGAAAGGGACAGGAAGTGACCTGGGGATGAAATCATGACAGGAATGTACAAAAAGACACGTGTCCATATCAATGTTTCTTCATATCTCTCAGCTCTGCCTCAGAGCAGAGATAAACTAGTAATAAGATGCacaaaaaaaatattcttacaaCCTTAATCATTGAGGATATAAAATAATGTAGCACAAATATGCTGATTTTTCTATACGTTAGTATTGAGAGAAGGATGAAGTCTGCACTATTCTCTGAGAAAAGTGAATTCCAATGGCATTTGCCTTAGACTTTGGAATCAGAACAGCCAATATCTAAGACAACTACTTCAATGCCACTTCAGCTACTAAATAGAAGTATGAAATCTGAAAGGTTTCCATAGGTTGAATAGAGAAGACTTTATAAAAAGTGCATCTGGATAAAAGTACAGTTACAGAGAACAGCCACCAATATGTTCTCTCCCAGTTTAGCCTCTAGGGAACAACAGagatttttgctttgatttcgaATAAAGAAGAGAGATACATAGAAATGCATAAGAGCCAAGGAACTAACATGGATGGATAATAACAAGTGACAAgatgaaaatgaagtcattattCAGCAATCATTTACTACtgtttcagttattctttatctgtGACAACTCTTCTTCATGATACCAACAGAATGTTTAAGTTGTTATAAGAAAAATCAGTCAAttgaatatataattatgtataattatatgtGAAAGATATTTCTAATGCATTGACCTTATTACTTCcaagtatattttcatattaacatatagcttcttgatgaaagtgataaaggagagtgaaaaagctggcttaaaactcaacattcaaaaaactaagatcatggcatccagtcccatcacttcatggcaaatagatggagaaacagtggaaacagtagcagacttcatttttggagccccaaagtcACTGCACAttgtgactgctgccatgaaattaaaagacacctgttccttggaagaaaagctatgaccaacctagacagcatattaaaaggcagagacattactttgccaacaaaggtccatctagtcaaagctatggtttttccactagtcatgtatggatgtgagagttggaccataaagaaagctgagtgccgaagaactgatgcttttgagctgtggtgttggagaagactcttgagagtcccttggactgcaaggagatcaaaccagtcaatcctaagggaaatcagtcctgaatattcactggaaggactgatgctgaagatgaatactttggccacctgatgcaaagaactgactcattggaaaagatcctgatgctgggaaagtttgaaggcaggaggagaaatgaacgacagaggatgagactgttggatggcatcaccaattcaatggacatgagtttgagcaagttccaagagttggtgatggagagggaagcctggcatgctgcagtctgtgaggtcacaaagaatcagacatcactgagcaactgaactgaactgactcatacCTTGATATGCCTAAAAacagtcagttcagccactcagttgcgttcaactctttgcagccccatgaatcgcagcacaccaggcttccctgtccatcaccaaccccagagttcactcaaactcacatctatcaagtttatgatgccatccagccatctcatcctctgtccccttatcctcctgcccccaatccctcccagcatcagcgtcttttccaatgagtcaactcttcatgtgaggtggccaaagtactggagtttcagcttcagcatcagtctttccaatgaatagtcaggactgatttccttaggatggacttgttagatctcctagcagtccaagggactctcaagagtcttctccaacaccacagttcaaaagcatcaattcttcagtatccTTCACAAAATTTATTCCATATCATAATGTTTGTCTTCATTACTTTTAATTTTGCCTATGCTAATATGTGTGGTGGtagctcattgtgattttaatctgcgtttccctaatggctaatatTGAACATGTTCTCATGTACTTGTTTGCCATTAATTAATCTTCAgtgaaatatctgttcaaatcTGTGGTCCATTTATAACTTGGtttgcttgctttcttttgagctttttttttttttttttttgagtgctcTTTATATACTCCAGACCCAATCCCTTTTCACATTTGTGAAATGcaaatttcttctaggttgttgtCTTCTCATCTTAGTAGTATGTTCTGAGGGgtagaaattcttaattttgatgaggttatttatctttttttatcttttatgaacTATGCATTTGGTTTCatacaaaaaaggaaactttgCCTAACATAAAGgcacaaatattttcttaaaagtttagtagttttttagattttacatttaattctacCATATTTTTGAGTCAATTTTGTATAAACTGCAAGAGGTGGATAATAACTGGTGTTTTTACACATAGacatccagttgttccagcatgAATTGGTAAAACACTTTCCATTCTCCACTGAATTgcctttgtttcttaaaaaaaaaaaaaaaaaaaaaaaaacaaacagttaaCCATATAGGTACAGGTTTCTTTCTGGACTCTAGTTTGTGccattaatgtttttctttctatcaATACTCTCTTGGTTACTATATTTTTAATGCCCTTTCTCTGTGTtattatatcttcatttttaatactGTAGAGTACTTTTATGAAATTTGtaaatgcttatattttattttggcaaaaaaaaaaaagcctttagaTTAATAAAACCTACTTCtctcttgtaaaaaaaaaaaaaaaaaaagaagtgctaCCCTTTTCTGAGGCTCTTCATTTTTCAATCAGCAGGAGTTAAGAAAACCCTTTCTGAAATGACTGCTACAGGGCAAGTGATTCAGCTTCTGAGAATGAAAGCCATCCTTGGGCTGTCTCTGCTGCTTCATTTCCTAAGACCTCTTCCACATCTGTTCCAGCTGCCTCTTCTCACATCTTCTTACCAGACTACATCAAGGGTCTGACTGCCTGAGAGGAGCCAGGTAAAATGAAGGCCAAAAGAGGTCTCCAAACAGAACTCCTCAGGCACAGAAACAAGTAGTCTTACTCTGGCTTGGAATGATTCTTGTATCTGGTAACAAAATTCATCAGAGCAAAAACCTTGCTTTCTGCTTTGCCCCTACagcatgagaaagaaaagcatttcaaCTCTTTGACATTATTCTCCACACACATTGTATTTGATGAACTTGTGTATCGTGGCATGTTTGTGAGTAGACACATTACACTGAGCCAAAGGTCTCCTGACAAAACAATTCAATCTGTTAAGAACTGATTCTGCCCACAGCTCTACACAGGGCATCCTTGACCTCCTTGTTCCTAAGACTGTAAACAACAGGGTTCAGCAGGGGAGTGATGATGGTGTAGGTCACAGAGAGAAGAAGATCTTTTTCTATTGCATTTTCTGATTTGGGCTTGAGGTAGGCCATGGCGGCACAGCCGTAGTGGACAACAACCACAGTGAGGTGAGAGGCACACGTGGCAAAGGTCTTCTTGCGGCCCTCGACTGAGGGTATCTTAAGGATGGAAGAGATAATGAGGATGTAGGAAATGAAGACCAGGACAACAGGCACAATAATCACAAATGAACTTACACCATAATTGATGATCTCATTGATAGTGGTATCAATACAAGACAGTTTCATGACTGGGTAAatgtcacagaagaagtggtCCACCATGGTGCCACAGAAGGGCAAGGTGAACATGGCCGTTACTTGGAGAACTGCCGTAACAAGGCCAGTGCCAAAGGACCCACAGACTAACCTAGCACACACGCCTTTGTTCATGAGGACTGTGTACCTCaggggcttgcagatggccacataacGGTCATAGCCCATTACTGTGAGCAAGAAGCAATTATTAATGGCCAACATGGCAAAAAAGAACATCTGAGTTGCACAGCTTCCCAAAGATATAGGCTGGTTATAAAAAATGAGACCAGAAAGCATTCGTGGGATGATGACCAGCGTGTACACAGTCTCGGAGCTAGACAGCATgctgagaaagaagtacatgggaGTGTGGAGGTGACAGTCAATGCAGATGACAGTGATAACGATGATGTTCCCAGTCAGAGTGAAAATGTAGGTGATGAGGAAAACCACAAAGAGGGTTATCTGGTGatttccaaagatggagaatcccaggaagatGAATTCTGCCACTTCTGTGAAGTTCTTTCTCTGCATTCTGCTATATCAGTGTCCTAAGGCAACAGAGAGAGGCAGTCAGCACGGGGAAAATTCCCATCAGCAACTTGACTTCATAGTAAGGGACAATGATAGCTGAATTGAGTGAGCACAGTTCCCCCTTTGTGACCAGAAAGCTCATGTAATGACCCCTgaatagaaagagaaaactcTGGTTGCCTCTGTGGGGTTTATACCTGTAAACACAATCATGAGGTGCAAACTTGCCCTGCGCATGGAGACTTCTGAACAAATGCTCACagcactgatgt
This region includes:
- the LOC102284291 gene encoding olfactory receptor 10J5 yields the protein MQRKNFTEVAEFIFLGFSIFGNHQITLFVVFLITYIFTLTGNIIVITVICIDCHLHTPMYFFLSMLSSSETVYTLVIIPRMLSGLIFYNQPISLGSCATQMFFFAMLAINNCFLLTVMGYDRYVAICKPLRYTVLMNKGVCARLVCGSFGTGLVTAVLQVTAMFTLPFCGTMVDHFFCDIYPVMKLSCIDTTINEIINYGVSSFVIIVPVVLVFISYILIISSILKIPSVEGRKKTFATCASHLTVVVVHYGCAAMAYLKPKSENAIEKDLLLSVTYTIITPLLNPVVYSLRNKEVKDALCRAVGRISS